From Trichomycterus rosablanca isolate fTriRos1 chromosome 18, fTriRos1.hap1, whole genome shotgun sequence, the proteins below share one genomic window:
- the trim37 gene encoding E3 ubiquitin-protein ligase TRIM37 — protein MDEQSVESIAEVFRCFICMEKLRDARLCPHCSKLCCFSCIRRWLTEQRAQCPHCRAPLQLRELVNCRWAEEVTQQLDTLQLCNLSKHEENDKDKCENHHEKLSVFCWTCKKCICHQCALWGGMHGGHTFKPLAEIYDQHVNKVNEEVAKLRRRLMELISLVQEVEKNVDAVRGAKDERVREIRNAVEMMIARLDNHLKNKLITLMGQKTSLTQETELLESLLQEVEHQLRSCSKSELILKSPEILLMFQQVHRKPMQSFVTTPVPPDFTSELVPAYDSSTFVLANFSTLRQRADPVYSPPLQVSGLCWRLKVYPDGNGVVRGNYLSVFLELSAGLPETSKYEYRVEMVHQASNDPSKNIIREFASDFEVGECWGYNRFFRLDLLASEGYLNMQTDTLILRYQVRSPTFFQKCRDQYWYISQLEAAQSSYVQQINNLKERLAIELFRRQKSRSSSPERRLCQPTAGSAGRDFRPGKTSAVEDGHPANVAENKEEDEEEEEDKTQHDDSNDLSDGDLEVECLTGDEDVNPLDGSSTSGSSTATSNTEENDIDEENMSGENDVEYSGNLDLEEGELPDDIIGATGGSNSSVRGSRRGAAGATASLLEIDPMILIQLLDLKEHSHVESLWGMQPRPPGSLVHSQAAMVSARKERERRSQAVRRSAPDSAVLTRLRAQMAEVRSKMADVKGQLEARAGVGDPRAATLSSVLDHGASSDPDMTARRKPRELDLLFKTHGANRHTRHGGKKTTSTKQEAVGGASLRRNVDAGEKELRGAAGDAPPEALCSREGPLSAEGSVKALGTLGSPPSLPSCSSEKRPPQPDEALYGAAGSDAFNLPGLNTAPPTVSRQHRSPSSTAGLLTDNSLDFDHDGSNELHQSLLNLTEPSSSSSSSRPEEGLLSQKASPHLLAGMSSDSEVECDTENENEDEAVTLEDGEVLPQPCSGDQLMVDDLSFVMRDVTER, from the exons ATGGACGAGCAGAGTGTGGAG AGCATAGCGGAAGTGTTTCGCTGCTTCATCTGTATGGAGAAGCTGCGAGATGCTCGGCTCTGCCCACACTGCTCCAAACTCTGCTGCTTCAGCTGCATACGG cGCTGGCTGACGGAGCAGAGAGCTCAGTGTCCACACTGCCG ggctCCTCTGCAGTTGAGGGAGCTGGTGAACTGTCGCTGGGCAGAAGAAGTGACCCAGCAGCTGGACACCCTGCAGCTCTGTAACCTCTCCAAACACGAGGAGAACGACAAGGACAA GTGTGAGAACCACCACGAGAAGCTGAGTGTGTTCTGCTGGACGTGTAAGAAGTGCATCTGCCACCAGTGCGCTCTCTGGGGAGGAATG CATGGTGGACACACGTTCAAACCCCTGGCTGAGATCTACGACCAGCACGTCAACAAGGTGAACGAAGAAGTTGCTAAACTGCGGCGTCGCCTCATGGAGCTCATCAGCCTTGTACAGGAAGTG GAGAAGAACGTGGACGCGGTACGAGGGGCGAAGGATGAGCGAGTGAGGGAGATCAGGAACGCCGTGGAGATGATGATCGCACGACTGGACAATCATCTCAAGAACAAACTCATCACTCTAATGG gacAGAAGACGTCTCTCACTCAGGAGACCGAGCTGCTGGAGTCCCTGCTGCAGGAGGTCGAGCACCAG ctgCGTTCGTGCAGTAAGAGCGAGCTGATCCTGAAGAGCCCAGAGATCCTGCTCATGTTCCAGCAGGTCCACAGGAAGCCCATGCAGTCCTTCGTGACCACACCTGTACCACCTGACTTCACCAG TGAGCTGGTTCCTGCTTATGACTCCAGCACGTTTGTTCTGGCAAACTTTAG tactttACGACAGAGAGCAGATCCGGTGTACAGCCCCCCTCTGCAGGTCTCGGGGCTCTGCTGGAGGTTAAAGGTTTATCCT GATGGGAACGGTGTGGTTCGAGGGAACTACTTGTCTGTTTTCCTGGAGCTGTCAGCGGGGCTTCCGGAGACATCCAA GTACGAGTATCGGGTGGAGATGGTTCACCAGGCCTCCAACGACCCGTCCAAAAACATCATCCGAGAGTTTGCGTCCGATTTCGAGGTGGGCGAGTGCTGGGGGTACAACCGTTTCTTCAGGCTGGATCTCCTGGCCAGTGAGGGATACCTCAACATGCAGACCGACACGCTCATACTGAG GTACCAGGTCCGCTCGCCCACCTTCTTCCAGAAATGCCGGGACCAGTACTGGTACATCAGCCAGCTGGAGGCGGCGCAGTCCAGCTACGTCCAGCAGATCAACAACCTGAAAGAG CGCTTGGCCATCGAGCTTTTCCGCCGACAGAAATCGCGTAGTTCTTCGCCAGAGCGACGCCTGTGCCAACCCACCGCCGGTTCAGCGGGTAGAGATTTCCGCCCGGGCAAGACCTCGGCGGTGGAAGACGGGCACCCGGCTAACGTAGCCGAGAACAaagaggaggacgaggaggaggaagaggataAAACCCAGCACGATGATTCTAAC gatcTGTCCGATGGAGATCTGGAGGTAGAGTGTCTGACCGGGGACGAGGACGTGAACCCTCTCGATGGCAGCAGCACATCCGGCAGCTCCACAGCCACCAGCAACACCGAGGAGAACGATATCGACGAGGAGAACAT GTCTGGGGAGAATGACGTGGAGTACAGTGGGAATCTGGATCTGGAGGAAGGAGAACTGCCTGATGATATTATCGGAGCTACAG GAGGGTCAAACTCGAGTGTTCGCGGGTCGAGGAGGGGCGCAGCAGGAGCCACCGCCAGTCTACTGGAAATCGACCCCATGATTCTGATCCAGCTACTGGACCTAAAGGAGCACAGCCACGTCGAGTCTCTGTGGGGGATGCAACCTCGACCGCCCGGCTCACTCGTTCACAGCCAAG CAGCCATGGTGTCCGCACGTAAAGAGCGAGAGCGCCGCTCTCAGGCCGTACGCCGTTCTGCTCCCGACTCGGCGGTCCTGACTCGACTCCGGGCTCAGATGGCCGAGGTGCGCAGTAAGATGGCCGACGTGAAGGGGCAGCTAGAGGCTCGGGCCGGCGTCGGCGATCCACGGGCGGCGACTCTGAGCTCGGTGCTGGATCACGGCGCCTCGTCCGACCCGGATATGACGGCCAGGCGGAAACCTCGAGAACTGGACCTGCTCTTCAAAACGCACGGTGCCAACCGTCACACGCGCCACG GTGGGAAGAAGACGACTTCCACTAAACAGGAAGCGGTGGGAGGTGCGTCTCTGCGCAGGAACGTCGATGCTGGTGAGAAGGAGCTGAGAGGAGCAGCAGGAGACGCACCACCAGAAGCTCTGTGCTCCAGAGAGGGACCTCTATCTGCCGAGG GTTCAGTGAAAGCTCTCGGCACTCTCGGTTCTCCTCCGTCTTTACCGAGCTGCTCCTCTGAGAAACGCCCCCCCCAACCAGACGAGGCTCTGTACGGAGCAGCTGGGAGCGACGCGTTTAACCTGCCCGGTCTGAATACGGCGCCCCCTACAGTCAGCAGGCAGCACAGGAGCCCCTCCAGCAC TGCTGGACTGCTGACTGATAATTCTTTAGACTTTGACCACGACGGGTCGAATGAGCTTCACCAATCCCTGCTTAACCTGACAGAGCCttcatcatcctcctcctcctcacgaCCTGAGGAAG ggttgCTGAGTCAGAAAGCTTCT